Proteins encoded in a region of the Teredinibacter purpureus genome:
- the secF gene encoding protein translocase subunit SecF: protein MSDSKVINFMGRRKLAAIFSTILLVASVTALAVKGLSFGLDFTGGTLIELHYPQTADLNGIRADLKNQGYPSAVVANFGSDQDVVIRIQSDGEKVGDTIVESLKGAYQGDGTVVRKRIEYVGSQVGEEFMNDGGLGMLFALAVVMIYVALRFQFKFSVGAVAALAHDVLIVLGFFAITEMDFDLTVLAAVLAVIGYSLNDTIVVSDRIRENFRRVRKTESFDIINISLTQTLGRTLITSLTTLLVLLALFFVGGELIHNFALALILGVVVGTYSSIYVAANVLLLMGISKEDLIVIEKEGEDQEMLQP from the coding sequence ATGAGCGATAGTAAAGTTATTAATTTTATGGGGCGGCGAAAACTTGCTGCCATTTTTTCAACCATTCTACTGGTAGCGTCCGTTACTGCCTTGGCCGTTAAAGGTTTAAGTTTTGGGTTGGATTTTACAGGCGGTACTCTAATCGAGCTGCATTACCCACAAACAGCCGATTTAAATGGTATCCGTGCGGATCTTAAAAATCAGGGTTACCCAAGCGCTGTAGTGGCGAATTTTGGTAGCGATCAAGATGTAGTTATTCGAATTCAATCCGACGGTGAAAAAGTTGGTGATACCATTGTGGAATCACTGAAGGGAGCTTATCAAGGCGATGGCACTGTTGTGCGCAAGCGAATTGAATATGTGGGCTCTCAGGTGGGTGAAGAGTTTATGAACGATGGCGGCCTGGGAATGTTATTTGCCCTTGCCGTGGTTATGATTTACGTAGCGTTGCGATTTCAGTTTAAATTTTCGGTGGGGGCAGTAGCCGCTTTAGCGCACGATGTACTTATAGTGCTTGGGTTTTTCGCCATTACCGAGATGGATTTCGACTTAACGGTTTTGGCGGCTGTCTTGGCGGTCATCGGGTATTCGCTTAACGATACTATTGTTGTGTCTGATCGGATACGTGAAAATTTCCGTCGAGTACGTAAAACGGAGTCATTTGATATTATTAATATTTCGTTGACTCAAACCTTGGGTCGAACGTTAATTACGTCGTTGACCACTTTGTTGGTACTGTTAGCCTTATTTTTTGTAGGCGGTGAACTTATCCATAATTTCGCATTAGCGCTAATTCTTGGTGTTGTGGTTGGTACATACTCGTCAATATATGTGGCGGCAAATGTCTTATTGCTGATGGGTATCTCCAAAGAAGATCTAATCGTTATAGAGAAAGAAGGCGAAGATCAGGAAATGCTGCAGCCTTAG